In Leucobacter insecticola, one DNA window encodes the following:
- a CDS encoding ABC transporter permease: MAIAELNTPTAVLPVYTAPPSQPSQANGTGKIAPAAVRQSRRRDLRNLLGSLPYFAFIALFLAVPLVVTLVKAFVGADGQLTFENVAQLGKPQYLAAVQNSVNLSLFTAGVGGILGLILGWALTQMERPAWLHRTVTSLAAVASQMGGPPLAYAFISLIGAQGLLTVWLQQLFGFSLNEVLPVGSFWGIAVAYLYFQMPLMAILAIPAIQGVRKEWVESGQSLGAGGVRVLFSIVMPILAPSLAGGFLLLFANAFSGYAAAYAMAGGAANLLPISIGYFLSGNVLLNQGLASALISVMVLVMLLAMGLRGVLLKRATRWTA; the protein is encoded by the coding sequence ATGGCTATCGCGGAATTGAACACGCCGACAGCGGTGCTCCCCGTGTACACGGCGCCGCCGAGCCAGCCGAGCCAGGCGAACGGGACAGGCAAGATCGCGCCGGCTGCAGTTCGGCAGAGCCGACGCCGTGATCTGCGGAACCTCCTCGGATCGCTGCCCTACTTCGCCTTCATTGCACTGTTCCTCGCTGTTCCGCTCGTCGTCACGCTCGTGAAAGCGTTCGTGGGAGCGGACGGGCAGCTCACGTTCGAGAATGTGGCCCAGCTTGGCAAACCCCAGTACCTCGCCGCAGTCCAAAACTCCGTGAACCTGTCGCTTTTCACCGCCGGTGTTGGGGGCATCCTTGGCCTGATACTGGGCTGGGCGCTCACCCAAATGGAACGCCCGGCCTGGCTCCACAGAACCGTCACCTCGCTCGCGGCCGTCGCTTCCCAGATGGGTGGGCCGCCACTGGCGTACGCCTTCATCTCACTCATCGGTGCGCAGGGCCTCTTGACGGTGTGGCTGCAACAACTGTTTGGTTTCTCGCTCAACGAGGTACTGCCGGTGGGCTCGTTCTGGGGAATCGCAGTCGCGTACCTCTACTTTCAAATGCCTCTCATGGCGATTCTCGCGATCCCTGCGATTCAGGGGGTCCGTAAGGAATGGGTGGAAAGCGGGCAGAGCCTCGGTGCCGGGGGCGTTCGCGTGCTGTTCTCGATCGTCATGCCGATCCTGGCGCCCTCGCTGGCGGGAGGTTTCTTGCTGCTGTTCGCGAATGCGTTTAGTGGATACGCGGCCGCGTATGCGATGGCTGGTGGAGCAGCAAACCTCTTGCCCATCTCAATTGGGTACTTCTTATCAGGCAATGTGCTGCTGAATCAGGGGCTTGCGTCGGCGCTCATCAGCGTGATGGTTTTGGTCATGCTTCTCGCCATGGGCCTGCGTGGGGTTCTGCTCAAGCGGGCAACGAGGTGGACCGCATGA
- a CDS encoding GNAT family N-acetyltransferase, with translation MTSFVLPRGVRQPVETDLPEIAGLLAAAFFDDPVWGPTFPDPKQRLSQATEYWSFMAAQGLRCDDSLVAVGDDGAIRAVAIWFPEGEDEVAPESHEDYAELVRRLLPADAAQMLFDVGDRFEEARPTKPHAYLSLLAVAPEARGKGEGMALLRLSIERYDAFGIDTYLESSNPANDARYEKQGYLPRGHIEMPRGRRCRPTGVMPAPPPRLSVLCRKFASHLPALRRRIASLSSFDDATASPHSSASRRIQRSTGICKVTCDTGH, from the coding sequence ATGACCAGTTTCGTATTGCCCCGCGGAGTGCGCCAGCCCGTCGAAACCGACCTTCCGGAGATTGCCGGGCTGCTCGCCGCGGCGTTCTTCGACGATCCGGTGTGGGGGCCGACGTTTCCGGATCCCAAGCAGCGCCTCTCGCAGGCGACCGAGTACTGGTCGTTCATGGCGGCGCAGGGTCTCAGGTGTGACGATTCCCTGGTCGCTGTCGGAGACGACGGTGCGATCAGGGCTGTCGCGATCTGGTTTCCGGAGGGCGAAGACGAAGTCGCCCCCGAATCGCACGAGGACTACGCGGAATTGGTGCGACGATTACTGCCGGCGGATGCCGCGCAGATGCTGTTCGATGTAGGCGACCGTTTCGAAGAAGCAAGACCTACCAAGCCGCACGCGTACCTCTCCCTCCTTGCCGTTGCGCCGGAAGCACGGGGCAAGGGTGAAGGAATGGCGCTGCTGCGATTGTCGATCGAGCGCTACGACGCCTTCGGCATCGACACGTATCTCGAATCTTCAAACCCGGCCAACGATGCCCGCTACGAGAAACAGGGGTATCTACCTCGGGGGCATATAGAAATGCCGAGGGGGCGAAGGTGCAGACCTACTGGCGTGATGCCCGCACCCCCGCCGAGGCTTAGTGTCCTGTGTCGCAAATTCGCTTCACATCTCCCGGCACTCCGGCGGCGCATCGCGTCGTTGTCGTCATTCGACGATGCAACGGCATCGCCTCACTCCTCCGCCTCGCGCCGCATCCAGCGGAGCACCGGGATCTGCAAAGTAACTTGCGACACAGGACACTAG
- a CDS encoding ABC transporter substrate-binding protein, which produces MTGTKRTVGVTLRAAGAVVLAVALLGTSACSDTAGAGGGSASELGNSLEEITKLAKEEGKVHLIAYPESWANYGESFEGFTNKYGIEVEVSNPEGSSAEELEAVRTLQGQATQPDVLDIGATFTKQAIDENLLATYVPSTVDEVPKALKDPDGKWVAAYYGVMSIGVDANKVDVPKTWADLKDPQYKGQIAMGDPRKGASQLAAVFAAGLANGGSIGDIEKGIEFFEDLAADGYLVSGDTGAQMLATGEAAVVLDWNFNFPGIVEEMKASGVDLQVTTPSDGVYGTYYAQPLTIDSPQPNAGALWIEWLLSDEGAVSYAKSGAIPARYQSLVERDAIPANVLDKLPDAEIVEQIVFPSAADNEAATTLITEEWGDRVASKMGF; this is translated from the coding sequence ATGACTGGAACAAAGCGAACAGTTGGTGTGACACTACGTGCCGCAGGTGCCGTGGTTCTTGCAGTGGCACTTCTCGGCACCTCCGCGTGCTCCGACACCGCGGGAGCAGGCGGGGGCAGTGCGAGTGAACTTGGCAATTCCCTCGAAGAAATCACGAAGCTTGCCAAAGAAGAGGGCAAAGTGCACCTCATCGCTTACCCCGAGAGCTGGGCAAACTACGGGGAATCGTTTGAGGGGTTTACGAACAAGTACGGTATTGAGGTCGAGGTCTCGAACCCTGAAGGGTCGAGCGCCGAGGAGCTCGAAGCCGTGCGGACGCTGCAGGGACAGGCGACACAGCCCGACGTGCTCGACATCGGTGCGACGTTCACGAAGCAGGCCATCGACGAAAACCTTCTCGCCACCTACGTGCCCTCGACCGTCGACGAGGTGCCGAAAGCGCTGAAAGACCCGGATGGCAAATGGGTCGCGGCCTACTACGGCGTGATGAGCATCGGCGTTGACGCGAACAAGGTTGATGTTCCGAAGACCTGGGCTGACCTCAAGGATCCCCAGTACAAGGGGCAAATCGCCATGGGTGACCCGCGAAAGGGTGCATCGCAGCTTGCGGCAGTGTTCGCAGCGGGGCTCGCAAACGGCGGCAGCATCGGCGATATCGAAAAGGGGATCGAGTTCTTCGAGGATCTCGCCGCAGATGGCTACTTGGTCTCGGGTGACACTGGCGCGCAAATGCTTGCGACTGGTGAAGCAGCGGTGGTGCTCGATTGGAACTTCAACTTCCCCGGGATCGTCGAAGAGATGAAGGCGTCCGGGGTCGACCTCCAAGTAACGACGCCATCTGATGGTGTCTACGGAACCTACTACGCGCAGCCTCTGACGATCGACAGCCCGCAGCCGAACGCAGGCGCGCTGTGGATTGAGTGGCTGCTCAGCGACGAGGGAGCAGTGTCCTACGCAAAATCGGGCGCGATCCCGGCTCGTTATCAGTCGCTTGTTGAGCGCGACGCGATCCCGGCGAACGTGCTTGACAAGTTGCCGGACGCGGAAATCGTCGAACAGATCGTTTTCCCGAGCGCCGCCGATAACGAGGCGGCGACGACACTCATCACCGAAGAGTGGGGCGACCGCGTCGCAAGCAAGATGGGTTTCTAA
- a CDS encoding MFS transporter — translation MLRILQGVSAGGEWGGAVLMTVEHAPKGKRGFFGIFPQLGVPLGMLLASGVLALMRVLAPGEAFEEWGWRVPFLISVVLIIVGFVIRRTVDESPVFSEIKESKQLGSAPIVQVFRRHTPLVVLCALLFAGNNGVGYMLTGGYVQGLASRPKTEGGLGYDPVQVQLAVLTAALVWGIFTFLSGPLSDRFGRKKLMTFAWLIQAVGVVPLFQFVEHGGAFHVLLGTSLLAIGLGLTYGPAAVWFAESFPASLRYSGISISYALGGVIGGAFAPTIAQVLLQTYSTTWAITVYLMFITLIGLFAATLLRDRTDVPLSIEFEKSGQWANWKSEKDFVGS, via the coding sequence TTGCTTCGCATTCTGCAGGGCGTCTCCGCGGGTGGCGAGTGGGGCGGCGCCGTGCTCATGACCGTCGAGCACGCTCCCAAGGGCAAGCGCGGCTTCTTCGGCATCTTCCCCCAGCTGGGGGTGCCGCTCGGCATGCTACTCGCCTCGGGAGTCCTCGCGCTCATGCGCGTGCTCGCGCCCGGCGAGGCGTTCGAAGAGTGGGGGTGGCGTGTCCCCTTCCTCATCTCCGTTGTGCTCATCATTGTCGGCTTCGTTATCCGTCGCACGGTAGACGAGTCTCCCGTGTTCAGTGAGATCAAGGAAAGCAAGCAGCTGGGATCCGCCCCCATCGTGCAGGTGTTTCGGCGCCACACACCACTCGTGGTCCTCTGCGCACTGCTCTTCGCTGGCAACAACGGCGTCGGCTACATGCTGACAGGAGGGTACGTACAGGGTCTCGCATCACGACCCAAGACGGAGGGAGGACTCGGTTACGATCCCGTGCAAGTTCAGCTCGCCGTCCTCACCGCGGCGCTCGTCTGGGGCATTTTTACCTTCCTCTCCGGGCCGCTCTCGGATCGCTTCGGCCGCAAGAAGCTGATGACCTTTGCGTGGCTGATCCAGGCCGTGGGTGTGGTGCCGCTCTTCCAGTTCGTCGAGCACGGCGGGGCCTTCCACGTGCTCCTCGGCACCAGCCTGCTCGCGATCGGCCTCGGCCTGACCTACGGCCCGGCAGCCGTATGGTTTGCGGAGAGCTTCCCAGCGTCACTGCGCTATTCGGGTATCTCGATCAGCTACGCGCTCGGTGGGGTGATCGGCGGGGCATTCGCACCGACTATCGCGCAGGTCCTGCTACAGACCTACAGTACGACCTGGGCAATCACCGTCTACCTGATGTTCATTACCCTCATTGGGCTTTTTGCGGCGACACTGCTGCGCGATCGCACCGACGTGCCCCTCAGCATCGAGTTCGAGAAAAGCGGGCAGTGGGCGAACTGGAAGTCCGAAAAGGATTTCGTCGGGAGCTAG
- a CDS encoding ABC transporter permease has translation MIRRVLPVSVLLGFLICAVLPLIAVGVFGFSSATTGFTLEPVLELLLTKRAIEPIMNTVFLTLLTVVVGYLLVVPSLVWMHLRSPRSLPLAETASLLPYVIPAIALVGGVNLVLRPLFPGFFVSLYSLVPFYVLMTLPFLYRTVDSGLRSLELPTLFVAGASLGASPMRTFFTVVLPNLRASMISGSLLVVMMASGELVMASLLLHNTFPTLLIQLGQSQVRLAAALSFITIVGSWLIMAGMVVASRNRTAGSRTVPLVL, from the coding sequence ATGATCCGACGCGTCCTGCCTGTTTCCGTGCTCCTGGGGTTTCTGATCTGCGCAGTCCTCCCGCTGATCGCGGTCGGGGTCTTCGGGTTCAGTTCCGCGACGACCGGCTTCACCCTCGAACCGGTGCTGGAGTTGCTGCTCACCAAACGCGCAATCGAGCCAATTATGAACACTGTGTTCCTCACGCTCCTCACGGTGGTGGTGGGGTATCTTCTGGTCGTGCCGTCACTCGTCTGGATGCACCTGCGTTCGCCCCGATCGCTGCCGTTGGCCGAGACCGCGTCGCTGCTGCCATACGTGATCCCGGCGATTGCGCTGGTCGGCGGTGTCAATCTCGTGCTGCGGCCGCTGTTTCCGGGGTTCTTCGTCAGTCTCTATAGCCTCGTGCCGTTTTATGTGCTGATGACCCTGCCGTTTCTCTACCGAACAGTCGATAGCGGTCTGCGCTCCCTCGAACTGCCGACGCTCTTCGTGGCAGGCGCGAGCTTAGGGGCAAGTCCCATGCGAACGTTCTTCACCGTCGTCTTGCCGAACTTGCGAGCCTCGATGATATCCGGATCGCTCCTGGTCGTGATGATGGCCTCGGGTGAACTCGTGATGGCCTCGCTTCTGCTGCACAACACCTTTCCGACGCTGCTGATCCAGCTCGGGCAATCGCAGGTCCGACTTGCCGCAGCGCTCAGCTTTATCACCATTGTTGGGTCGTGGCTGATTATGGCTGGGATGGTCGTTGCATCGCGCAACAGAACCGCCGGCTCACGAACTGTCCCGTTAGTTCTTTGA
- a CDS encoding acetyl/propionyl/methylcrotonyl-CoA carboxylase subunit alpha — protein sequence MSRIRKVLVANRGEIAVRIIRAAADSGIASVAVYADQDRDAMHAQLADEAYALGGSTSAETYLVIDKILAVARRSGADAVHPGYGFLAENADFARAVVAAGLTWIGPSAEAIERLGDKVSARHVAEKVNAPLAPGTSDPVKDASEVIAFADEHGLPVAIKAAFGGGGRGLKVAYERDEIAELFDSATREAITAFGRGECFVEKYLEKPRHVETQCLADQHGNVVVISTRDCSLQRRHQKLVEEAPAPFLTDEQNAELYRASKAILREVGYVGAGTCEFLVALDGTVSFLEVNTRLQVEHPVSEEITGIDLVREQFRIAEGGAIDYADPVAHGHSFEFRLNGEDPGNGFLPAPGPVTLFKAASGPGVRVDTGVTSGDVVSGSFDSLLGKLIVTGATREQALERARRALDEFEVIGLPTVLPFHRKIVRDPAFTATDGRFGVYTLWIENEFENNIEPWVGEVEQLSADPKRQNVVVEVAGRRVEVTMPATLLPLVDQEVTRGPAPKRAKGSGTASATGDSVSAPMQATVVKVAVEDGQAVAEGDLVVVLEAMKMEQSIYAHRDGVVNGIDAPVGQTVPNGHLLLSIVDAE from the coding sequence ATGTCGCGTATTCGTAAAGTGCTCGTCGCCAACCGCGGTGAGATCGCCGTCCGCATTATCCGTGCCGCCGCAGACAGCGGCATTGCCTCCGTCGCCGTGTACGCGGATCAGGATCGGGATGCCATGCACGCCCAGCTCGCTGACGAGGCCTATGCCCTCGGCGGTAGCACCAGCGCCGAAACCTACCTGGTGATCGACAAGATCCTGGCCGTGGCAAGGCGTTCCGGCGCTGATGCCGTGCACCCGGGCTACGGCTTTCTCGCCGAGAACGCGGACTTCGCTCGCGCCGTTGTTGCGGCAGGACTCACCTGGATCGGGCCGAGCGCCGAGGCGATCGAACGACTCGGAGACAAAGTGTCGGCGCGCCACGTCGCCGAGAAGGTCAATGCACCACTCGCACCGGGCACCAGCGATCCCGTTAAGGACGCATCCGAGGTCATCGCCTTTGCTGACGAGCACGGTCTGCCCGTCGCGATCAAGGCCGCGTTTGGCGGCGGCGGCCGCGGCCTCAAGGTCGCCTACGAGCGTGACGAGATCGCAGAACTCTTCGATTCGGCCACCCGTGAGGCGATCACCGCGTTCGGACGTGGCGAGTGCTTCGTCGAGAAATACCTAGAGAAGCCGCGCCACGTTGAGACCCAGTGCCTCGCTGACCAGCATGGAAACGTTGTCGTCATCTCAACTCGCGACTGTTCACTGCAGCGCCGCCACCAGAAGCTCGTGGAGGAGGCGCCCGCGCCGTTCCTCACCGATGAGCAGAACGCCGAACTGTACCGCGCTTCGAAGGCAATTCTCCGCGAGGTCGGTTACGTGGGTGCTGGTACCTGCGAGTTCCTCGTTGCGCTCGATGGCACCGTTTCATTCCTCGAGGTGAACACCCGCCTGCAGGTCGAGCACCCAGTGTCCGAAGAGATCACCGGCATCGATCTGGTGCGCGAACAGTTCCGCATCGCCGAGGGCGGGGCTATCGACTACGCGGATCCGGTCGCCCACGGGCACTCATTCGAGTTCAGGCTCAACGGTGAGGATCCCGGCAACGGCTTTCTGCCTGCCCCCGGCCCCGTCACCCTGTTCAAGGCGGCGTCAGGCCCCGGCGTGCGCGTCGATACGGGCGTCACCTCGGGCGACGTCGTTTCCGGTTCTTTCGATTCGCTGCTCGGCAAGCTCATTGTCACCGGTGCCACCCGCGAGCAAGCGCTCGAGCGCGCCCGCCGCGCCCTCGACGAGTTTGAAGTGATCGGGCTTCCCACCGTGCTCCCGTTCCACCGCAAGATCGTGCGCGATCCCGCGTTCACCGCCACCGACGGCCGCTTTGGCGTCTACACGCTCTGGATCGAGAACGAGTTCGAGAACAACATCGAGCCGTGGGTGGGTGAGGTTGAACAGCTCAGCGCCGATCCGAAGCGCCAGAATGTGGTGGTCGAGGTTGCCGGCCGTCGCGTCGAGGTCACCATGCCCGCAACGCTGCTGCCCCTCGTCGACCAGGAGGTCACCCGCGGCCCCGCCCCGAAGCGGGCCAAGGGATCCGGGACCGCCTCCGCAACGGGCGACTCAGTCTCTGCCCCCATGCAGGCAACCGTAGTGAAGGTCGCGGTTGAAGACGGCCAGGCCGTCGCAGAGGGCGACCTCGTCGTGGTGCTTGAGGCAATGAAGATGGAACAGTCGATCTACGCCCACCGCGACGGTGTGGTGAATGGCATCGACGCACCGGTCGGGCAGACGGTGCCCAACGGTCACCTGTTGCTGTCGATCGTTGACGCGGAGTAG
- a CDS encoding ABC transporter ATP-binding protein: protein MVCSNDAPSGLSLSAVSKNFGEKQVLCGVELHVRPGELITLLGPSGCGKSTALKIIGGFEQPTSGRVSINDVDVTDTPARRRGAGIVFQQYSLFPHLTAEQNVEFGLKVRRIPRQERKERVAELLDLVGLVEHSQKYPHQLSGGQQQRIALARALVVAPAVLLLDEPLSALDAIVRDRLRDEIVRIHRERGTTTIMVTHDQEEALAMSDRVAVMHAGRIVQLGTPQEIYRRPESSFVADFIGTMNRVTPETITDTSVRVFGNVVARSEVTIDAAGKILIRPEDLRVVPGGASGKIVDVTLRGGFTSLYLDTVQQVVPLRVDIPTGRAGEFRIGEYVGVGLERTTRPHSGFAAAKNEAPAASLAGTIAGISSETEVLV, encoded by the coding sequence ATGGTTTGCTCGAATGATGCCCCGAGTGGGCTCTCGCTTTCTGCAGTGTCCAAGAATTTTGGTGAGAAACAAGTGCTTTGCGGGGTTGAGCTTCATGTGCGTCCCGGCGAACTGATCACGCTGCTGGGCCCCTCAGGATGCGGCAAGTCGACGGCGCTGAAGATCATCGGTGGCTTCGAACAGCCCACGAGCGGTCGCGTCAGCATCAACGACGTTGACGTTACTGACACTCCTGCCAGGCGACGCGGTGCCGGAATTGTCTTCCAGCAGTACTCCCTCTTTCCGCACTTGACGGCGGAACAGAACGTCGAGTTTGGGCTCAAGGTGCGGCGGATCCCTCGGCAGGAACGAAAGGAACGAGTCGCGGAACTCCTTGATCTTGTGGGGCTTGTCGAACACTCGCAGAAGTATCCGCATCAGCTCTCGGGTGGTCAACAGCAGCGGATCGCGCTCGCCCGAGCCCTCGTGGTCGCGCCGGCGGTCCTGCTGCTGGACGAACCTCTCTCGGCGCTCGACGCGATTGTGAGAGACAGGCTGCGCGACGAGATCGTGCGGATCCATCGAGAACGCGGCACCACGACCATCATGGTGACGCACGATCAGGAAGAGGCGCTCGCGATGTCTGACCGCGTCGCTGTGATGCACGCGGGGAGGATCGTGCAACTGGGCACCCCGCAGGAGATCTACCGGCGCCCGGAGTCCTCCTTCGTCGCGGACTTCATCGGGACGATGAACCGCGTCACACCTGAGACCATCACCGATACGAGCGTGCGCGTGTTTGGCAACGTGGTTGCGCGAAGCGAGGTGACCATCGACGCTGCGGGCAAGATCCTCATTCGGCCCGAGGATCTGCGGGTCGTCCCGGGTGGTGCGAGCGGAAAGATTGTCGATGTGACACTGCGCGGAGGCTTTACGAGCCTATACCTCGATACGGTTCAGCAGGTCGTGCCGTTGCGGGTGGACATTCCCACCGGTCGCGCGGGAGAGTTCCGCATCGGCGAGTACGTTGGTGTCGGGCTCGAGCGAACCACACGTCCTCACTCCGGCTTCGCGGCGGCGAAAAATGAGGCACCTGCTGCGTCATTGGCGGGGACGATAGCTGGCATCTCTTCTGAGACGGAGGTGTTGGTATGA
- a CDS encoding alkaline phosphatase family protein, translating into MSQLPNTRSRLSGDSDGLDGAATPVVKLILIGIDGLRIDRAFGTGLAPTLNALVETGGFLESQVEVPTISGPGWASILTGSTHAEHGIRDNAMRGNRLAQCPDFLTKAWQRDPRTTTYVAAGWPNIADPAGLGPIIAHRPEQLALGQHHIVSLNGELYGYRVIDPEIAQRARVAIEYGGPDVSFVYFCHTDDAGHYFGVQTREYAEAVELTDARVSLLLNAIDARVAAHNEIWIVAVTTDHGHVDEGGHGGGSDNERQTFLLANVRGGQLPADFPSALEPHQFTEYLLRLREQLAEGGLG; encoded by the coding sequence ATGAGCCAGCTTCCCAATACTCGGTCCCGGTTGAGCGGGGATTCTGATGGCCTCGACGGCGCAGCAACACCGGTTGTGAAGCTGATCCTGATCGGCATCGATGGGCTGCGGATCGACCGGGCCTTCGGAACAGGTCTTGCACCCACCCTTAATGCTCTCGTGGAGACAGGCGGTTTTCTCGAATCCCAGGTCGAGGTACCGACAATTTCCGGGCCAGGCTGGGCCTCGATCCTGACCGGATCCACCCATGCCGAGCACGGGATCCGCGACAACGCCATGCGCGGCAATCGTCTCGCGCAATGCCCGGACTTCCTGACGAAGGCGTGGCAACGGGATCCGAGAACCACGACGTACGTCGCTGCCGGGTGGCCCAATATTGCCGACCCCGCTGGCCTCGGACCGATCATTGCGCACCGACCCGAGCAGCTCGCTCTTGGACAGCACCATATCGTCAGCCTCAACGGAGAACTCTACGGGTACCGTGTCATTGACCCCGAGATTGCTCAGCGGGCTCGCGTCGCAATCGAGTATGGCGGGCCTGACGTGAGTTTTGTTTACTTCTGTCATACGGACGATGCTGGCCACTATTTTGGGGTTCAGACGCGCGAGTACGCAGAGGCCGTGGAACTCACTGATGCGCGGGTTTCGCTCCTGCTGAACGCCATCGATGCCCGTGTTGCTGCACACAATGAGATTTGGATTGTTGCAGTCACCACCGATCACGGCCACGTTGATGAGGGAGGGCACGGCGGAGGCAGCGATAACGAGCGACAGACCTTTCTGCTCGCGAATGTGCGCGGAGGGCAACTTCCCGCGGATTTCCCGTCTGCACTCGAGCCGCACCAGTTCACCGAGTATCTCCTTCGG
- a CDS encoding MFS transporter, translating to MAYTARESTLTPPPATTSTSAKERRKVVAASIIGTTIEWYDFFIYAFAANLVLAKLFFVPAGEEMMQILSLITIGLSFLFRPLGAFLAGHFGDKLGRRPMLVITLLLMGIATVGIGLLPTYETIGITAPSCSSCFAFCRASPRVASGAAPCS from the coding sequence ATGGCGTACACCGCCCGAGAGTCCACTCTCACACCGCCCCCCGCAACCACCAGCACTTCCGCGAAGGAACGTCGCAAGGTTGTCGCGGCGTCGATCATCGGCACCACGATCGAGTGGTACGACTTCTTCATCTACGCCTTCGCCGCGAACCTCGTGCTGGCAAAGCTGTTCTTCGTGCCAGCTGGTGAGGAAATGATGCAGATCCTGTCGCTCATCACGATTGGCCTGTCGTTCCTGTTCCGCCCACTCGGCGCGTTCCTTGCAGGACACTTCGGCGACAAGCTTGGCCGCCGACCCATGCTCGTCATCACGTTGCTCCTCATGGGCATCGCGACCGTCGGTATTGGATTACTTCCCACTTACGAGACGATCGGGATCACCGCCCCGTCCTGCTCATCTTGCTTCGCATTCTGCAGGGCGTCTCCGCGGGTGGCGAGTGGGGCGGCGCCGTGCTCATGA
- a CDS encoding GNAT family N-acetyltransferase: MSFSENYSLTLLDPENRLEDALRLDAWAFPMEIPFDDLLRLQHAIPWGRFWGVEARDSSASSELSGMYGAHTLRAFPVPGAEVACGWLTWVAVHPAHRRRGLLRSMMMHHFNDCRERGEAVSGLAAAEAGIYGRFGYGAATPQMSLTVPRGAALRVVAGSEALTPEMHIWDPALHGDEIARLHRDVARLPEGIGRPGWVTWETPELRESCDEDAPVRRHGLEALRVLIVRDASGAARGYARFRRKPVWDRDNAEGVVILRDIVALDPAATHLLWSILLDLDLTSRVDASLLPIDDPILSLLVDARAAKPVTHDLHWLRLIDVPRALAERRYAAPLDVVVGVRDELIPENAGLWRVRVNTEGAAEVTPSDVDPDFTLDVRELGAAHLGTVSLAALAQAGLVEVHRPAALARAATAWSWPVAAGANWIL; encoded by the coding sequence GTGAGCTTCTCAGAGAACTACAGCCTGACCCTGCTCGATCCCGAGAACCGACTGGAGGACGCGCTGCGGCTCGACGCGTGGGCGTTCCCCATGGAGATCCCGTTTGACGATCTCTTGCGACTGCAACACGCGATCCCGTGGGGGCGGTTCTGGGGTGTTGAAGCTCGTGACTCAAGCGCCTCGTCGGAACTCTCTGGCATGTACGGGGCGCACACCCTCCGCGCCTTCCCCGTGCCGGGCGCGGAGGTCGCCTGTGGCTGGCTCACCTGGGTTGCAGTGCACCCAGCGCATCGCCGCCGGGGCCTACTGCGGTCGATGATGATGCACCACTTCAATGATTGCCGGGAACGCGGTGAGGCGGTCTCCGGCCTTGCCGCGGCTGAGGCGGGAATCTATGGCCGCTTCGGCTACGGTGCGGCAACTCCGCAGATGTCGCTCACCGTGCCACGCGGGGCGGCGCTCCGAGTTGTTGCGGGGAGCGAAGCGCTGACACCGGAGATGCATATCTGGGACCCGGCGCTGCACGGTGACGAGATCGCGCGGCTGCACCGGGACGTCGCACGGCTGCCCGAGGGGATCGGTCGGCCCGGCTGGGTGACCTGGGAGACGCCAGAGCTTCGAGAGTCTTGCGACGAAGACGCTCCCGTCAGGCGTCACGGGCTCGAAGCGCTTCGCGTGCTCATCGTGCGCGATGCGAGCGGCGCGGCCCGCGGCTATGCACGCTTCCGCCGAAAGCCCGTGTGGGATCGCGATAACGCCGAGGGTGTTGTGATCCTGCGCGACATCGTTGCGCTTGATCCGGCGGCTACGCACCTGCTGTGGTCGATTCTGTTGGATTTGGATCTCACCTCACGAGTGGATGCCTCGCTCCTCCCCATCGATGACCCGATTCTGTCGTTGCTTGTTGACGCACGCGCCGCGAAGCCCGTCACTCATGATCTGCACTGGCTACGACTCATTGATGTGCCGCGCGCCCTCGCCGAGCGACGATACGCGGCGCCACTTGACGTGGTGGTCGGTGTGCGTGACGAGCTGATCCCAGAGAATGCCGGGCTGTGGCGAGTACGCGTCAATACGGAAGGGGCCGCGGAGGTAACGCCGAGCGATGTGGATCCTGACTTCACCCTCGATGTGCGGGAGCTTGGCGCTGCGCACCTGGGAACGGTCTCGCTCGCGGCCCTTGCGCAGGCGGGCTTGGTCGAAGTGCACAGACCCGCCGCCCTTGCGCGCGCTGCGACCGCGTGGTCGTGGCCGGTTGCGGCCGGGGCGAACTGGATTCTATAG